Proteins from a single region of Neodiprion virginianus isolate iyNeoVirg1 chromosome 4, iyNeoVirg1.1, whole genome shotgun sequence:
- the LOC124303752 gene encoding mediator of RNA polymerase II transcription subunit 15-like isoform X2, whose product MYTRSRNSQGNYPNARGQSGNINSGPGYQNSTNQQGPYKNNPVQNSPQFKAANPVHQQQQQQQQQQQQQSARTTQGSQPPKAQPITQTPPQQQQQQQQQPTTPQTPRLKPILKQPSSTPPAVTSAPVAASSVPAAPTPVAQPTTPPTANNNETKTEDTKESMDVDSPEQPKWKRGRVSGYKVNKKLKRLRMNQRLRKALQPKNAIMVLNEMKTGVQFTFPESQAAMPNSLFVVHAEIDGKTYVGQGLSKPLARQNAAENALKCLLLEKMTTATSKARIDAESDGQSIQPESAQQIPPIKEEGNEMAICPPETATEEQDEVPWSSLASFALYKLFLEWQNQGTVVPVPRPGVSTGRGKKEPKAPVEKDLPINAINIHPVMLLNQMKPGLTYVEINRTGNPPNTMFTLAVEIDGNEYPGSAKNKKDAKKMAAKTALSALYGLTYPEETKMDHTEDMMC is encoded by the exons ATGTACACCAGGAGCAGAAATAGTCAGGGAAATTACCCAAATG CAAGGGGACAGTCGGGAAACATAAATTCTGGACCAGGATACCAGAATTCAACG AATCAGCAAGGACCTTACAAGAATAATCCAGTGCAAAACTCGCCGCAGTTTAAAGCTGCAAATCCAGtacatcaacaacaacaacagcagcaacaacagcagcagcaacagtcGGCCAGAACAACGCAGGGCTCTCAGCCTCCAAAGGCACAGCCAATTACTCAGACACCAcctcagcagcagcagcagcagcagcagcagcctaCCACTCCGCAAACTCCGCGTCTGAAGCCAATCCTCAAGCAACCGTCATCTACTCCACCAGCAGTTACTAGTGCTCCTGTTGCCGCTAGCAGTGTACCTGCTGCACCAACGCCAGTAGCTCAGCCAACAACGCCACCAACTGCTAATAATAATGAGACTAAGACTGAGGATACGAAAGAGAGTATGGATGTCGACAGTCCGGAACAACCGAAATGGAAACGTGGAAGGGTATCTGGCT ATAAGGTAAATAAGAAGCTGAAGCGGCTTAGGATGAATCAACGACTGAGGAAGGCTCTACAGCCTAAAAATGCGATCATGGTATTGAATGAGATGAAGACTGGAGTACAATTCACCTTTCCGGAGTCACAAGCAGCCATGCCAAACTCACTATTCGTTGTGCACGCCGAA ATTGACGGGAAGACTTACGTTGGCCAAGGATTGTCTAAGCCACTTGCGCGACAGAATGCTGCTGAGAATGCGTTGAAGTGTTTGCTCCTTGAGAAAATGACAACAGCCACAAGTAAAGCACGAATTGACGCTGAATCGGATGGGCAATCGATACAACCAGAATCAGCCCAACAGATTCCACCTATCAAAGAGGAAGGCAATGAAATGGCAATTTGCCCTCCGGAAACGGCTACTGAAGAACAAGACGAAGTGCCCTGGAGTTCTTTGGCTAGTTTTGCTCTCTACAAGCTGTTTTTGGAGTGGCAAAATCAGGGCACTGTAGTCCCAGTACCAAGACCAGGTGTTTCTACTGGGCGTGGTAAGAAGGAGCCAAAGGCTCCGGTTGAAAAAGATTTACCAATAAATGCGATCAACATTCATCCTGTCATGTTGCTCAATCAAATGAAGCCTGGGTTGACATATGTGGAAATTAATCGTACCGGAAACCCACCAAACACAATGTTTACTTTAGCTGTGGAAATCGATGGAAATGAGTATCCTGGTTCTG CCAAGAATAAAAAGGATGCCAAAAAAATGGCAGCTAAAACTGCCTTGTCCGCGCTTTACGGTTTAACATATCCCGAAGAAACAAAGATGGATCATACAGAAGACATGATGTGTTGA
- the LOC124303752 gene encoding mediator of RNA polymerase II transcription subunit 15-like isoform X1, with product MYTRSRNSQGNYPNARGQSGNINSGPGYQNSTYSQQGNFQPSQMSGQNQQGPYKNNPVQNSPQFKAANPVHQQQQQQQQQQQQQSARTTQGSQPPKAQPITQTPPQQQQQQQQQPTTPQTPRLKPILKQPSSTPPAVTSAPVAASSVPAAPTPVAQPTTPPTANNNETKTEDTKESMDVDSPEQPKWKRGRVSGYKVNKKLKRLRMNQRLRKALQPKNAIMVLNEMKTGVQFTFPESQAAMPNSLFVVHAEIDGKTYVGQGLSKPLARQNAAENALKCLLLEKMTTATSKARIDAESDGQSIQPESAQQIPPIKEEGNEMAICPPETATEEQDEVPWSSLASFALYKLFLEWQNQGTVVPVPRPGVSTGRGKKEPKAPVEKDLPINAINIHPVMLLNQMKPGLTYVEINRTGNPPNTMFTLAVEIDGNEYPGSAKNKKDAKKMAAKTALSALYGLTYPEETKMDHTEDMMC from the exons ATGTACACCAGGAGCAGAAATAGTCAGGGAAATTACCCAAATG CAAGGGGACAGTCGGGAAACATAAATTCTGGACCAGGATACCAGAATTCAACG TATTCGCAACAAGGGAATTTTCAACCGTCTCAAATGTCGGGACAGAATCAGCAAGGACCTTACAAGAATAATCCAGTGCAAAACTCGCCGCAGTTTAAAGCTGCAAATCCAGtacatcaacaacaacaacagcagcaacaacagcagcagcaacagtcGGCCAGAACAACGCAGGGCTCTCAGCCTCCAAAGGCACAGCCAATTACTCAGACACCAcctcagcagcagcagcagcagcagcagcagcctaCCACTCCGCAAACTCCGCGTCTGAAGCCAATCCTCAAGCAACCGTCATCTACTCCACCAGCAGTTACTAGTGCTCCTGTTGCCGCTAGCAGTGTACCTGCTGCACCAACGCCAGTAGCTCAGCCAACAACGCCACCAACTGCTAATAATAATGAGACTAAGACTGAGGATACGAAAGAGAGTATGGATGTCGACAGTCCGGAACAACCGAAATGGAAACGTGGAAGGGTATCTGGCT ATAAGGTAAATAAGAAGCTGAAGCGGCTTAGGATGAATCAACGACTGAGGAAGGCTCTACAGCCTAAAAATGCGATCATGGTATTGAATGAGATGAAGACTGGAGTACAATTCACCTTTCCGGAGTCACAAGCAGCCATGCCAAACTCACTATTCGTTGTGCACGCCGAA ATTGACGGGAAGACTTACGTTGGCCAAGGATTGTCTAAGCCACTTGCGCGACAGAATGCTGCTGAGAATGCGTTGAAGTGTTTGCTCCTTGAGAAAATGACAACAGCCACAAGTAAAGCACGAATTGACGCTGAATCGGATGGGCAATCGATACAACCAGAATCAGCCCAACAGATTCCACCTATCAAAGAGGAAGGCAATGAAATGGCAATTTGCCCTCCGGAAACGGCTACTGAAGAACAAGACGAAGTGCCCTGGAGTTCTTTGGCTAGTTTTGCTCTCTACAAGCTGTTTTTGGAGTGGCAAAATCAGGGCACTGTAGTCCCAGTACCAAGACCAGGTGTTTCTACTGGGCGTGGTAAGAAGGAGCCAAAGGCTCCGGTTGAAAAAGATTTACCAATAAATGCGATCAACATTCATCCTGTCATGTTGCTCAATCAAATGAAGCCTGGGTTGACATATGTGGAAATTAATCGTACCGGAAACCCACCAAACACAATGTTTACTTTAGCTGTGGAAATCGATGGAAATGAGTATCCTGGTTCTG CCAAGAATAAAAAGGATGCCAAAAAAATGGCAGCTAAAACTGCCTTGTCCGCGCTTTACGGTTTAACATATCCCGAAGAAACAAAGATGGATCATACAGAAGACATGATGTGTTGA
- the LOC124303752 gene encoding double-stranded RNA-specific editase 1-like isoform X3 — protein MYSQQGNFQPSQMSGQNQQGPYKNNPVQNSPQFKAANPVHQQQQQQQQQQQQQSARTTQGSQPPKAQPITQTPPQQQQQQQQQPTTPQTPRLKPILKQPSSTPPAVTSAPVAASSVPAAPTPVAQPTTPPTANNNETKTEDTKESMDVDSPEQPKWKRGRVSGYKVNKKLKRLRMNQRLRKALQPKNAIMVLNEMKTGVQFTFPESQAAMPNSLFVVHAEIDGKTYVGQGLSKPLARQNAAENALKCLLLEKMTTATSKARIDAESDGQSIQPESAQQIPPIKEEGNEMAICPPETATEEQDEVPWSSLASFALYKLFLEWQNQGTVVPVPRPGVSTGRGKKEPKAPVEKDLPINAINIHPVMLLNQMKPGLTYVEINRTGNPPNTMFTLAVEIDGNEYPGSAKNKKDAKKMAAKTALSALYGLTYPEETKMDHTEDMMC, from the exons ATG TATTCGCAACAAGGGAATTTTCAACCGTCTCAAATGTCGGGACAGAATCAGCAAGGACCTTACAAGAATAATCCAGTGCAAAACTCGCCGCAGTTTAAAGCTGCAAATCCAGtacatcaacaacaacaacagcagcaacaacagcagcagcaacagtcGGCCAGAACAACGCAGGGCTCTCAGCCTCCAAAGGCACAGCCAATTACTCAGACACCAcctcagcagcagcagcagcagcagcagcagcctaCCACTCCGCAAACTCCGCGTCTGAAGCCAATCCTCAAGCAACCGTCATCTACTCCACCAGCAGTTACTAGTGCTCCTGTTGCCGCTAGCAGTGTACCTGCTGCACCAACGCCAGTAGCTCAGCCAACAACGCCACCAACTGCTAATAATAATGAGACTAAGACTGAGGATACGAAAGAGAGTATGGATGTCGACAGTCCGGAACAACCGAAATGGAAACGTGGAAGGGTATCTGGCT ATAAGGTAAATAAGAAGCTGAAGCGGCTTAGGATGAATCAACGACTGAGGAAGGCTCTACAGCCTAAAAATGCGATCATGGTATTGAATGAGATGAAGACTGGAGTACAATTCACCTTTCCGGAGTCACAAGCAGCCATGCCAAACTCACTATTCGTTGTGCACGCCGAA ATTGACGGGAAGACTTACGTTGGCCAAGGATTGTCTAAGCCACTTGCGCGACAGAATGCTGCTGAGAATGCGTTGAAGTGTTTGCTCCTTGAGAAAATGACAACAGCCACAAGTAAAGCACGAATTGACGCTGAATCGGATGGGCAATCGATACAACCAGAATCAGCCCAACAGATTCCACCTATCAAAGAGGAAGGCAATGAAATGGCAATTTGCCCTCCGGAAACGGCTACTGAAGAACAAGACGAAGTGCCCTGGAGTTCTTTGGCTAGTTTTGCTCTCTACAAGCTGTTTTTGGAGTGGCAAAATCAGGGCACTGTAGTCCCAGTACCAAGACCAGGTGTTTCTACTGGGCGTGGTAAGAAGGAGCCAAAGGCTCCGGTTGAAAAAGATTTACCAATAAATGCGATCAACATTCATCCTGTCATGTTGCTCAATCAAATGAAGCCTGGGTTGACATATGTGGAAATTAATCGTACCGGAAACCCACCAAACACAATGTTTACTTTAGCTGTGGAAATCGATGGAAATGAGTATCCTGGTTCTG CCAAGAATAAAAAGGATGCCAAAAAAATGGCAGCTAAAACTGCCTTGTCCGCGCTTTACGGTTTAACATATCCCGAAGAAACAAAGATGGATCATACAGAAGACATGATGTGTTGA
- the LOC124303752 gene encoding double-stranded RNA-specific editase 1-like isoform X4, giving the protein MSGQNQQGPYKNNPVQNSPQFKAANPVHQQQQQQQQQQQQQSARTTQGSQPPKAQPITQTPPQQQQQQQQQPTTPQTPRLKPILKQPSSTPPAVTSAPVAASSVPAAPTPVAQPTTPPTANNNETKTEDTKESMDVDSPEQPKWKRGRVSGYKVNKKLKRLRMNQRLRKALQPKNAIMVLNEMKTGVQFTFPESQAAMPNSLFVVHAEIDGKTYVGQGLSKPLARQNAAENALKCLLLEKMTTATSKARIDAESDGQSIQPESAQQIPPIKEEGNEMAICPPETATEEQDEVPWSSLASFALYKLFLEWQNQGTVVPVPRPGVSTGRGKKEPKAPVEKDLPINAINIHPVMLLNQMKPGLTYVEINRTGNPPNTMFTLAVEIDGNEYPGSAKNKKDAKKMAAKTALSALYGLTYPEETKMDHTEDMMC; this is encoded by the exons ATGTCGGGACAGAATCAGCAAGGACCTTACAAGAATAATCCAGTGCAAAACTCGCCGCAGTTTAAAGCTGCAAATCCAGtacatcaacaacaacaacagcagcaacaacagcagcagcaacagtcGGCCAGAACAACGCAGGGCTCTCAGCCTCCAAAGGCACAGCCAATTACTCAGACACCAcctcagcagcagcagcagcagcagcagcagcctaCCACTCCGCAAACTCCGCGTCTGAAGCCAATCCTCAAGCAACCGTCATCTACTCCACCAGCAGTTACTAGTGCTCCTGTTGCCGCTAGCAGTGTACCTGCTGCACCAACGCCAGTAGCTCAGCCAACAACGCCACCAACTGCTAATAATAATGAGACTAAGACTGAGGATACGAAAGAGAGTATGGATGTCGACAGTCCGGAACAACCGAAATGGAAACGTGGAAGGGTATCTGGCT ATAAGGTAAATAAGAAGCTGAAGCGGCTTAGGATGAATCAACGACTGAGGAAGGCTCTACAGCCTAAAAATGCGATCATGGTATTGAATGAGATGAAGACTGGAGTACAATTCACCTTTCCGGAGTCACAAGCAGCCATGCCAAACTCACTATTCGTTGTGCACGCCGAA ATTGACGGGAAGACTTACGTTGGCCAAGGATTGTCTAAGCCACTTGCGCGACAGAATGCTGCTGAGAATGCGTTGAAGTGTTTGCTCCTTGAGAAAATGACAACAGCCACAAGTAAAGCACGAATTGACGCTGAATCGGATGGGCAATCGATACAACCAGAATCAGCCCAACAGATTCCACCTATCAAAGAGGAAGGCAATGAAATGGCAATTTGCCCTCCGGAAACGGCTACTGAAGAACAAGACGAAGTGCCCTGGAGTTCTTTGGCTAGTTTTGCTCTCTACAAGCTGTTTTTGGAGTGGCAAAATCAGGGCACTGTAGTCCCAGTACCAAGACCAGGTGTTTCTACTGGGCGTGGTAAGAAGGAGCCAAAGGCTCCGGTTGAAAAAGATTTACCAATAAATGCGATCAACATTCATCCTGTCATGTTGCTCAATCAAATGAAGCCTGGGTTGACATATGTGGAAATTAATCGTACCGGAAACCCACCAAACACAATGTTTACTTTAGCTGTGGAAATCGATGGAAATGAGTATCCTGGTTCTG CCAAGAATAAAAAGGATGCCAAAAAAATGGCAGCTAAAACTGCCTTGTCCGCGCTTTACGGTTTAACATATCCCGAAGAAACAAAGATGGATCATACAGAAGACATGATGTGTTGA
- the LOC124303755 gene encoding intraflagellar transport protein 22 homolog: MSNDEQLKIIVVGPIGSGKTTISNFLADATEIPSEHRPTKGVRILEFEIQSINVGNKFVKAEIELWDCSGDHRFETCWPAVRDKSHGVIFVHNGKSQDYVRELEQLYDYFVNQTGLGPTNCVIFHHDQDNISVEIPKKMSPKLSRISQVSCNTEEGANKLKVDFQSFLGTLISKLQEHTDQEEMSLMRDNILFAA; this comes from the exons ATGAGTAACGACGagcaattgaaaattatagtAGTGGGACCTATCGGA AGCGGCAAGACTacgatatcaaattttcttgCGGATGCAACAGAAATTCCATCAGAACACAGGCCTACCAAAGGTGTTCGAATacttgaatttgaaatacaaaGCATCAATGTCGGGAATAAATTTGTCAAAGCTGAAATAGAATTGTGGGATTGCAGTGGCGATCACAG ATTCGAGACCTGTTGGCCAGCTGTAAGAGACAAAAGTCATGGTGTGATTTTTGTACACAACGGTAAATCACAGGACTATGTTCGTGAGCTAGAACAATTGTACGATTATTTCGTTAATCAAACTGGGCTTGGTCCAACAAATTGTGTCATCTTTCATCACGATCAAGATAATATCAGTGTCGAAATTCCTAAAAAGATGT CGCCCAAGTTGTCTAGAATATCGCAAGTAAGCTGTAATACTGAAGAAGGTGCCAATAAATtgaaagttgattttcaatcGTTTTTGGGAACTCTGATCAGCAAGTTGCAAGAGCACACAGATCAGGAAGAGATGAGTCTTATGCGGGATAATATATTGTTTGCtgcttga
- the LOC124303754 gene encoding 3'-5' ssDNA/RNA exonuclease TatD, whose amino-acid sequence MAENASGSCTESPKASSAAMTQCYENYILVDVGANLTNKKYSRDLDSVIQRAKDSGVKKIMVTGASIRSSKEALRLTRIYPGTLYSTAGVHPHDAKSWEDDETLQELESIASNPECVAIGECGLDYNRDFSDPETQRNVFHKQIELACQLNKPLIIHERSAQSDVLEVLSHYLNRLPPVLVHCFTGTAEEAQLYLDQGFYLGITGYLCKDKSDSGVRQLLEGGQAPLDRILVETDAPFMYPNTRASKLPSHVKDALTERSMTFLHRYCTFQRNEPCALPAIVEMVAAFMRKSPEEVALATAFNGLKLFGLNQ is encoded by the coding sequence ATGGCCGAAAATGCCAGTGGATCCTGCACGGAGTCGCCAAAGGCTTCCTCAGCGGCGATGACACAATGCTACGAGAATTACATACTGGTTGACGTTGGCGCTAATCTAACAAATAAAAAGTACAGTCGTGACTTAGACAGCGTTATACAGCGGGCAAAGGATTCCGGTGTCAAGAAGATCATGGTCACTGGAGCGAGCATCAGGTCGAGCAAGGAGGCGCTGAGATTGACGAGAATATACCCAGGCACCTTGTACTCAACGGCAGGAGTTCATCCTCACGACGCCAAGTCCTGGGAGGATGACGAGACGTTGCAAGAGCTCGAGAGTATCGCGAGTAATCCGGAGTGCGTCGCAATCGGGGAATGCGGCCTGGACTACAACCGCGACTTCTCCGACCCTGAAACGCAGCGCAACGTATTTCACAAGCAAATCGAACTTGCCTGCCAGCTCAACAAACCATTGATAATTCATGAACGAAGCGCCCAAAGCGATGTACTGGAAGTTCTAAGCCATTACTTGAACCGGTTACCCCCTGTTCTTGTTCACTGTTTCACTGGTACGGCGGAAGAGGCCCAGCTCTACCTGGACCAAGGATTTTACCTCGGCATCACCGGCTATCTCTGTAAGGACAAATCGGACAGCGGCGTCAGGCAGCTTTTGGAAGGAGGACAAGCTCCTCTGGACAGAATCCTTGTTGAAACGGATGCTCCTTTTATGTACCCAAATACAAGGGCCAGCAAACTACCATCTCACGTTAAAGACGCCTTGACTGAGCGCTCCATGACCTTCCTTCATCGGTACTGCACATTTCAACGTAACGAGCCATGTGCCTTGCCTGCGATAGTTGAAATGGTTGCCGCATTCATGCGCAAGTCGCCGGAGGAAGTTGCCCTAGCCACTGCTTTCAATGGTTTGAAATTATTCGGACTCAATCAATGA
- the LOC124303756 gene encoding uncharacterized protein LOC124303756, which translates to MNKIARLIFRVCVTAGNLRISLPNTTRFFYTPHTSFSYASYSKDYRSNREPSIRGSESDVVLQALATVRTKDEIFEIVTTYRPLLKIEHSLAAFKILDTMHRQKSNADLTIVEKAEFLELCKVLLNDINSLDGNKAVYILKTLTYLGVSNTSLISQSLLQVIRQSLNDLSFHRLLELEYQLEHFKSSPLSDALKIAVPALCEIQLQNNMLDKENIGALMSALVFLRNKSGHHELIANVVDSIRKIGQDMKVSYASKIFKYMCDLQYLPPGYEEVVRNVQQILIRYMNFVSIHDIELILGKMYKQMVFFENKTFYNEELVDACARACIARNIEFEKGVTILKVLSNIGHTQIRLIDYVAAECYQNPVVLSKCSEINIRVLVIALATADYKPIFWETMQEIISKIVDKDQFISSALLLDFAVSMAVLDCYNPRVIKEIFSENFLSTEMLKNETQTSWNLLLLYQSIQTLCSTPVGKSPPERLLETAICYNTASVKNSSLLPALEQAMGGSQFVTSNLRTRLGHYIDHVIMVKDGHPLALNFLQEAQEYKLVTHIEEIVPPAESQVIMVINLPDHAYAINSRRLKGPWSLMLKTLEKHTGHAVIPISSLMWNDLMDYEKIPYLMQAIRLKCDKVSTSTNV; encoded by the exons ATGAACAAAATTGCAAGGCTGATATTTCGGGTTTGTGTAACTGCCGGTAATCTTAGAATCTCGTTACCAAATACAACCAGGTTTTTTTACACCCCACATACTTCGTTCTCTTACGCTTCATACTCAAAAG ATTACAGATCAAACCGCGAGCCGTCGATTAGAGGCAGCGAAAGCGATGTGGTTTTACAGGCCTTAGCCACGGTGCGAACAAAggatgaaatatttgaaattgttacCACATATCGTCCGCTGTTGAAGATTGAACACTCGTTGGCAGCTTTCAAGATATTGGATACTATGCACAGGCAGAAGAGCAATGCTGATTTGACAATTGTAGAGAAGGCGGAATTTCTTGAGCTTTGTAAAGTTCTGTTAAACGATATCAATTCCCTGGACGGAAACAAAGCTGTGTACATTTTGAAGACCCTTACGTACCTTGGCGTTTCAAATACCAGTTTGATATCTCAATCTCTTCTTCAAGTAATCAGACAATCCCTGAACGATCTGTCCTTTCATCGTCTGTTGGAACTTGAATACCAATTGGAACATTTCAAGAGCAGTCCGTTGTCAGATGCTCTTAAAATTGCGGTGCCAGCATTATGTGAAATTCAACTGCAGAATAATATGTTAGATAAAGAGAATATTGGCGCGTTGATGTCCGCGCTTGTATTCTTACGCAATAAATCTGGTCATCATGAACTGATAGCAAATGTTGTAGATTCGATACGGAAAATAGGACAGGACATGAAGGTTTCATACGcaagtaaaatattcaaatatatgtGCGATCTGCAGTATCTTCCACCTGGATACGAAGAAGTAGTTCGAAATGTACAACAAATTCTCATACGTTACATGAACTTTGTTTCTATTCATGATATCGAACTTATTCTTGGCAAAATGTATAAACAGATGGTATTCTTTGAGAATAAGACTTTTTATAATGAGGAGCTTGTAGACGCTTGTGCAAGAGCTTGCATTGCcagaaatattgaatttgaaaaaggaGTTACCATACTGAAAGTATTGTCCAATATAGGCCACACACAAatacgattaatcgattatgtCGCTGCTGAATGCTATCAAAACCCTGTTGTTTTGAGTAAATGTAGCGAAATTAACATCCGAGTTTTGGTTATAGCCCTGGCTACCGCCGATTACAAACCAATCTTCTGGGAGACTATGCAAGAGATCATATCAAAGATTGTCGACAAGGATCAGTTTATATCATCGGCCTTACTTTTGGATTTTGCCGTTAGTATGGCGGTACTCGATTGCTATAATCCACgagtaataaaagaaatattcagcgaaaattttctgtcgacagaaatgttgaaaaatgaaacgcaGACTAGTTGgaatttattactattatatcAAAGTATACAGACACTCTGTTCTACCCCAGTCGGAAAATCTCCACCTGAACGTCTACTTGAAACTGCCATATGTTACAATACAGCATCTGTCAAAAATTCCTCTCTGTTACCTGCTTTAGAACAAGCTATGGGTGGTTCGCAATTTGTTACATCTAACCTGAGGACTAGGCTCGGGCATTATATTG aTCACGTTATAATGGTGAAAGATGGACACCCACTTGcgttgaattttctacaagaGGCACAAGAATACAAACTTGTAACGCACATAGAAGAAATTGTACCTCCTGCTGAAAGCCAAGT GATCATGGTGATCAATTTGCCTGACCATGCATACGCCATTAATTCTCGTCGCCTAAAAGGACCTTGGTCATTGATGCTCAAAACTTTGGAGAAACATACAGGACACGCGGTTATTCCCATAAGTTCACTAATGTGGAATGATCTCATGGATTACGAGAAAATTCCCTATCTTATGCAAGCTATTCGCCTAAAGTGCGACAAAGTGTCGACATCAACAAACGTGTGA